One window of the Desulfurispira natronophila genome contains the following:
- a CDS encoding methyl-accepting chemotaxis protein has protein sequence MMVTSVAVVMVALAMIATHTTVEENYQQMVSQASHNTQSHIENLQSQAAGFAHVLSRNSQLAAATANGNTTELRRLLVREYREISKSNPAISTVEVTDSQGRVIMRGHSPEQHGDDKSSVPMVQQALGGDFSQGLTQSITTDKMSLDAVAPLVYNSQVVGTIKVGSYLRQNSARYLAQQGNTDVTFMVNNKVISTSLDNLRGSFSLPQDAQRHTQRGEQATDIVTIGDQGHNAAFFPLRDHNGDVAAVVINTLSRAELENTKLSAFWRTMGVVVVLTVVSLASTITIAYVITRPLEKMQQAFINLSQGDGDLTRRFPVYGKDEISKANEAINSFLDMTQHVVKEAMDGAHETATASEELSATAESLAANIGQQFKLVERTDALVNEVGENLDKTEELAVTSTEVLEDGYKMLTHLIDDFSDINSKIVKDSEAQQEMARKMQDLNTEAGRIESVLSIISDVADQTNLLALNASIEAARAGDQGRGFAVVADEVRVLAERTQSSLGEIRNIINSITASISDIHGEVDKVSQDILGISEGSQGLMKQAEDTQQKLMNTVDSSSELVRKSTFIAKKTKDLIETMREMFDLSQENKHAGENITDVSVTMSSKSNSQFTLLQRFKV, from the coding sequence ATGATGGTTACCTCGGTCGCCGTAGTCATGGTGGCTCTGGCCATGATAGCCACTCATACAACCGTAGAAGAGAACTACCAGCAAATGGTCAGCCAGGCTTCTCACAACACCCAATCACACATAGAAAACCTACAGAGTCAGGCTGCCGGTTTTGCCCATGTTCTTTCACGCAATAGTCAACTGGCTGCTGCTACGGCAAATGGCAACACCACGGAACTTCGCCGTTTGCTTGTGCGGGAATACAGAGAAATATCCAAAAGCAATCCAGCCATATCCACAGTGGAAGTAACCGACTCTCAGGGCCGTGTAATAATGCGTGGACACAGTCCTGAGCAACATGGCGACGATAAATCCAGTGTACCTATGGTACAGCAAGCTCTGGGCGGCGACTTTAGTCAAGGGCTGACCCAGTCCATCACTACCGACAAAATGTCTCTGGATGCCGTGGCCCCCCTTGTATACAACAGCCAAGTGGTTGGTACCATTAAGGTCGGCAGTTACTTGCGTCAAAATAGCGCCCGCTATTTAGCACAGCAAGGCAATACCGATGTGACATTTATGGTGAATAACAAAGTAATATCTACATCCCTTGATAATCTTCGGGGTAGTTTTTCCTTACCCCAAGATGCCCAACGTCATACACAACGTGGTGAGCAGGCCACTGATATCGTTACTATTGGCGACCAAGGCCACAATGCCGCCTTCTTCCCTTTGCGTGATCACAATGGAGACGTAGCAGCAGTAGTCATAAACACTCTTTCCCGAGCTGAGCTGGAAAACACCAAGTTAAGTGCCTTTTGGCGCACCATGGGCGTGGTGGTTGTTCTGACAGTGGTTTCCTTGGCTTCCACTATAACTATCGCCTATGTAATAACCCGTCCACTAGAGAAAATGCAACAAGCTTTCATAAACCTTTCACAGGGTGATGGGGACCTCACCAGACGCTTCCCCGTCTACGGCAAAGATGAAATATCCAAAGCAAACGAGGCCATCAATAGCTTTCTTGATATGACACAGCACGTTGTTAAGGAGGCCATGGATGGAGCTCATGAAACCGCTACCGCCAGCGAAGAGCTTTCTGCTACTGCTGAGTCACTGGCAGCTAATATCGGCCAGCAGTTTAAGCTAGTAGAACGCACCGACGCCTTAGTAAATGAGGTTGGTGAAAATCTGGATAAAACTGAAGAGCTTGCTGTCACCTCCACCGAAGTACTGGAGGACGGTTACAAAATGCTCACTCATTTGATAGATGACTTCTCCGATATAAACAGCAAAATCGTCAAGGACAGCGAAGCACAGCAAGAGATGGCTCGCAAAATGCAGGATCTCAACACCGAGGCGGGACGTATAGAAAGCGTTTTGAGTATTATATCCGATGTTGCTGACCAGACCAACCTGCTGGCGCTTAATGCCTCTATCGAAGCCGCCAGAGCTGGAGATCAGGGCCGCGGCTTTGCAGTAGTTGCTGATGAGGTGCGAGTGCTGGCAGAACGAACACAAAGCTCTTTAGGAGAGATACGCAACATTATCAACAGTATTACCGCCAGCATTAGTGATATACACGGCGAGGTGGATAAAGTATCCCAAGACATTCTTGGCATTTCTGAAGGCTCTCAGGGACTCATGAAACAGGCAGAGGATACCCAACAAAAGCTTATGAATACCGTAGACTCCTCTTCTGAGCTAGTGCGCAAAAGCACTTTTATCGCTAAGAAAACCAAGGATCTTATTGAAACCATGCGAGAAATGTTTGACCTCTCACAGGAAAACAAGCATGCTGGTGAAAATATTACTGACGTGTCCGTGACTATGTCTTCTAAGTCTAATTCACAGTTCACGCTGTTGCAACGCTTTAAGGTGTAG
- the folD gene encoding bifunctional methylenetetrahydrofolate dehydrogenase/methenyltetrahydrofolate cyclohydrolase FolD: MTTLLDGKTLSKTIQSELAEEVKVLKDQGIQPGLAVILVGDDPASQVYVGSKRKTCEKLGILSKASILPASTSQDELMAIVDQYNSDPEIHGILCQLPLPAHLDEQQVIEAIAPSKDVDCFHPENVGRVLIGMPRFLPCTPHGIVQLIKRTGIETTGKHTVILGRSDIVGKPLAAMMLQKDSGENMGCNSTVTVCHSATKNLEELCREADILVAAIGKPEFVKGHMVKEGAVVIDVGINRIDADNEKGYRLVGDVDFEEVKPRCQAITPVPGGVGPMTIAMLMYNTVSSARLS; the protein is encoded by the coding sequence ATGACAACACTCCTGGACGGCAAAACTCTTTCCAAAACTATTCAGTCCGAACTGGCAGAAGAGGTAAAAGTACTTAAAGATCAAGGAATTCAACCGGGGTTGGCAGTAATACTGGTTGGAGATGATCCTGCCAGTCAAGTATACGTTGGTAGTAAACGTAAAACCTGCGAAAAACTGGGTATTCTCTCCAAGGCGTCAATATTGCCGGCAAGTACTTCGCAAGATGAGCTTATGGCTATTGTGGATCAGTACAACTCTGACCCTGAAATCCACGGTATTCTTTGCCAGCTTCCTTTGCCCGCTCACCTGGATGAGCAGCAGGTTATTGAAGCTATTGCGCCGTCCAAAGATGTTGATTGCTTCCATCCTGAGAATGTTGGCCGAGTCCTCATCGGCATGCCTCGATTCCTGCCCTGCACACCCCATGGCATAGTTCAACTGATAAAACGAACCGGGATTGAAACTACTGGTAAGCATACAGTCATCCTTGGCCGCAGCGATATCGTCGGAAAACCACTGGCAGCTATGATGCTGCAAAAAGATTCTGGTGAAAATATGGGCTGCAACAGCACCGTAACCGTGTGCCATAGTGCCACCAAGAACTTGGAAGAGCTGTGCCGGGAAGCTGACATTCTGGTGGCCGCTATTGGCAAACCTGAGTTTGTTAAAGGCCACATGGTAAAGGAGGGAGCAGTGGTAATTGATGTGGGCATCAACCGCATAGACGCCGATAATGAAAAAGGCTATCGCTTGGTCGGTGATGTAGATTTCGAAGAAGTAAAACCCCGTTGCCAAGCCATTACTCCCGTTCCAGGGGGTGTGGGCCCAATGACTATAGCCATGCTTATGTACAATACGGTAAGCAGCGCTCGCCTCAGCTAG
- a CDS encoding DUF485 domain-containing protein, which produces MDKKLVDAIYNSEDFHKLTRTRSRFAMRLTVALLVAYGIFLFCIAFFPDFFAIPIPFLTHQIIPIGIAYAIGVICFAFFLTALYVHRANQDFDSLNQEIRASFLAQKALLDKEKQEGKQP; this is translated from the coding sequence ATGGACAAGAAGCTGGTGGATGCTATATATAACAGCGAGGATTTTCATAAGCTTACTCGCACGCGCAGTCGCTTTGCCATGCGCTTGACTGTGGCATTATTAGTTGCCTATGGCATTTTTTTGTTCTGCATTGCTTTTTTTCCCGATTTCTTCGCTATTCCCATTCCATTCCTGACTCACCAAATTATACCAATTGGCATTGCCTATGCCATTGGTGTTATATGTTTTGCTTTTTTCCTGACGGCACTCTACGTTCATCGAGCCAATCAGGATTTCGACTCCCTGAATCAAGAAATTCGTGCTTCGTTTCTTGCACAAAAAGCTCTGCTGGATAAAGAGAAGCAGGAAGGGAAGCAACCATGA
- the actP gene encoding cation/acetate symporter ActP, whose translation MKPNVTLLGTPVMVAILAAPASAQVITEVFQTGVGWKATGFFLFFVMLMLLIVYKSARRTRTAKDFYSTGGGISAAQNGLAIAGDYMSAASFLGITGLIYMYGYDGFVYSVGFLVGWPIILFLIAEQLRNLGKYTFADVASYRLQQRPVRMLAACGSLAVVFFYLTAQMIGGGKLIQILFGIPYSFSVIVIGLMMIFYVSYGGMLATTWVQIIKAIMLLFGATFMAVASMYVADFSYENLSLSAIEFHRLKSTIMVPGNFLGDPISAISLGIALILGAAGLPHILMRFFTVADAKAARKSVLYATGFIGYFYILTFTIGFGAIILVSANPNYLDMAGRLMGGENMVALHLAHAVGGEFFLGFISAVGFTTILAVVSALTLSGATAIAHDLYGNLLKKKVTDSELMSIGRRAALAIGLVAIVLGLIFEGQNIALMVGIAFSIAASANFPVLFLAMFWPRLTTRGAVIGGSIGLITVLLLIITGPVVWQDVLGFSRAIFPWEHPAIFSVPLAFVSIWYFSVTDRSDRARLECEAFKAQYVRAQTGIEAEGIRFIK comes from the coding sequence ATGAAGCCAAACGTAACGCTATTGGGAACTCCGGTGATGGTAGCTATTCTGGCTGCTCCCGCTTCAGCGCAGGTGATAACTGAAGTGTTTCAGACTGGTGTCGGGTGGAAAGCCACAGGCTTTTTTCTCTTTTTTGTCATGCTTATGCTGCTGATTGTTTACAAGTCAGCACGTCGTACTCGTACGGCTAAGGATTTTTATTCGACAGGAGGAGGGATTTCAGCGGCACAAAACGGGTTAGCTATAGCCGGGGATTATATGTCGGCAGCGTCTTTTCTTGGTATTACCGGTCTTATTTATATGTATGGGTACGATGGCTTTGTTTATTCGGTTGGTTTTTTGGTGGGTTGGCCCATTATATTGTTCCTGATTGCTGAGCAATTGCGCAACCTGGGAAAGTACACATTTGCCGATGTGGCATCGTACCGACTCCAACAGCGGCCTGTTCGCATGTTGGCGGCTTGTGGCTCCCTGGCGGTAGTCTTCTTCTATCTAACGGCCCAGATGATAGGCGGCGGAAAGCTCATACAGATCCTTTTTGGTATTCCTTACAGTTTTTCTGTGATAGTAATCGGGCTTATGATGATTTTTTATGTCTCTTACGGTGGAATGCTTGCAACTACCTGGGTGCAGATCATCAAAGCTATTATGCTCCTCTTTGGAGCCACCTTTATGGCGGTGGCCAGCATGTATGTAGCTGACTTCAGCTACGAAAACCTCTCTCTCAGTGCCATAGAGTTTCACCGACTTAAATCAACCATCATGGTACCGGGCAACTTTCTTGGTGACCCCATTTCTGCTATTTCGCTGGGAATTGCCCTGATACTAGGTGCTGCCGGATTACCTCATATACTCATGCGCTTTTTTACTGTGGCTGATGCTAAGGCGGCGCGCAAGTCGGTTCTCTACGCTACTGGTTTTATCGGTTATTTTTACATCCTTACCTTTACTATAGGTTTTGGAGCTATCATTTTGGTTTCTGCGAATCCAAACTATTTGGATATGGCGGGACGGCTCATGGGGGGCGAAAACATGGTAGCCCTCCACCTGGCACACGCTGTTGGTGGTGAGTTTTTTCTTGGTTTTATTTCGGCAGTGGGTTTCACCACAATTTTGGCGGTAGTCTCTGCTCTGACTCTATCGGGTGCTACCGCCATTGCCCACGATCTCTACGGTAACCTGTTAAAGAAAAAGGTCACTGATTCCGAATTGATGAGCATTGGTCGACGAGCAGCCTTGGCCATTGGGTTGGTGGCTATAGTCTTGGGGCTGATTTTTGAAGGGCAAAACATTGCTCTCATGGTGGGAATAGCCTTCTCCATTGCTGCCAGTGCTAATTTTCCGGTGCTCTTTCTCGCTATGTTTTGGCCACGTCTGACCACTCGCGGGGCAGTTATTGGTGGCAGCATCGGTTTGATTACTGTTTTGTTGCTTATCATAACTGGCCCGGTGGTGTGGCAAGATGTTCTTGGGTTTTCTCGTGCCATCTTTCCTTGGGAGCATCCTGCAATTTTTTCAGTCCCCCTTGCTTTTGTCAGTATTTGGTACTTCTCGGTAACTGACCGCAGTGATAGGGCAAGACTTGAGTGTGAAGCATTCAAGGCTCAGTATGTGCGGGCTCAAACCGGTATTGAGGCCGAGGGAATTCGTTTTATCAAGTAA